ctcccattaacccccaatttggaggttagagtttggaggttagagtaagtaaagatttaaccccattaaccttcatttactctcaaaaaataactcccaaataaggttaacttaatacttaaccttTCATTACTTCCatttacttccattaacctcctcccaaacaagggccgAGTAACCACAATAAAAATCTAATCTAGGTGAATGTACCTCTCAACGTTTTGTCCTGGATCTACATATGGCTCAAGAATTTTCAACAAAAGTGAACTAAACCAAATGTTTCATCATGGGTAAAATGGTAATTCCACAAAAAGAGTCCAAATAGGTCTGTTTGGTATCGCCGCATGTATTTTGTCATATTCCTCCATGAAAACGCCCAGCGGAGTCCCCGAGATAAACGACAGCTTACaaacttcattttctttcttctcttcttatAAGCCTACCCAACCCGAAAGCAGCAGGAGCAGAGAGAGAGGCAGATCGCGAGAAAGCTCTTTTCTCGTATTCTCCATTAATCAAACACATCTTTATCGATCTCGATCTCGATCTAATTGTTATTCTCTCAAGCCATGGCCTCTGCAAGCTTTGCGAAGTTGAATTCTGCTTCTTCTTCCTGGATCGGTCAGCAGTCTTTTGGTCAGCGAAATGGATCATCCTCAACTCGCTTTGCTACACGCCGTGTCTCTCTCCCGATCCGTGCCACATCTTACAAGGATGAACTCGTCCAGACTGCTGTTAGTTTTTCCATCTCGTCTGTCAATTCTATGTCTGCTTTCtcttgatgtttcagtttatggaTCTTGTGTATTTACCATGCTGATCCAGCTGATTGAgttgttttaattatttttcttaaattGAGTTTTGACTAACTTCACCTTCAATCCTCCGGCAAATATTCTGATTCTAAAtgaatttttgttttaatttgtttCTTTATTTACTACTTCTGGTTGCATTTCGATGAGTTCTTtaataaaaagagagaaaatcccGGTGGTTGCATCATTTACctactttttattttcttttgaagTAAAGAAACTTTTAAAACTGTAGAGGTCTTTTAagaatgctttttttttttttttttttatatcggATTAAGCATTTTTGTTGGGAAAAGAAAGAGACTGCAAAATCTCCATGCAGTTAGTTTTGTATTCTCCTTATAAACCATAGTTTCTATAGGAAATGATTACCGATTGATGATTTCACTTTGTTCATATTGTTCCTGCACTAAATCATCCGAGGAGAAGCAAAAAAGGGGCGTGCAATTAAATATCCCGGTTGGATTGTTAGATTATTGTGCTTAATTGCTTTCGCTTTTTCGTTGATGATGTAGAAATCTGTTGCATCACCTGGTCGTGGTATCCTTGCCATTGATGAATCAAATGCTACTTGTGGGAAGAGACTGGCATCTATCGGCCTAGACAACACTGAGGTGAACCGACAAGCATACAGACAACTTTTGTTGACCACTCCTGGCCTCGGCGAATATATCTCTGGTGCCATTCTTTTTGAGGAAACTCTCTACCAGTCTACTACTGATGGAAAGAAGTTTGTGGACTGCTTGCGTGATGAAAACATTGTGCCCGGCATCAAAGTTGACAAGGTACGtagttttaaaaagaaaatgtaTAAAAGATTgaaacttgaagaattgtttcaGGAGTTGCTTAAATTGAGATTTAAGTGATACCGAGGGTCATATATTGTCTTAATGCTTATACTTTTTGGAAATCAGGGTTTGGTACCTCTTCCAGGATCAAATAACGAGTCTTGGTGCCAAGGCTTGGATGGATTAGCTTCAAGATCTGCTGAATACTACAAGCAAGGTGCTCGTTTTGCCAAGTGGTAAGACTTGTATACTTTGCAGCCTTATGCCTTTGTTTTCTGTTTCTTCTCTTTGAAAGCGGCTTGTTTTACTGCTTCTTATGTTTACCGCTGAATGTGTTTATATCAGGAGGACAGTTGTTAGTATTCCTTGTGGTCCTTCTGCTCTGGCTGTTAAGGAAGCTGCATGGGGACTTGCACGCTATGCTGCCATTTCTCAGGTATAACTGAACAATACTAACCTTAGTGGATTGGGTGAAATTATGGTTTTGGCTTGCCCTTGTATTTGATGAAACCAATGAGTTTATGAATGTATGTAATATCTCTTAAAGATAATGGTCAAATCTTTTTATTTGCAGGATAATGGACTTGTGCCCATAGTTGAACCTGAGATTCTTCTTGATGGGGACCATGGAATTGATAGAACACTCGAAGTTGCCGAGAAGGTGTGGGCAGAAGTCTTTTTCTATTTGGCAGAAAACAATGTTGTATTCGAAGGTATCTTGCTTAAGCCAAGCATGGTAACACCAGGCGCTGAACACAAGGAGAAGGCTTCTCCAGAGACCATAGCCAAATACACACTCACAATGCTTAAAAGAAGAGTACCACCTGCAGTTCCTGGAATCATGGTACGAATGTCTGGATCCCACTTCTATCATGAACATGTAGTGATAATATTGCTCTGACATCATTTACCCCTATTCATACAGAAAGGCTAATTACAATATTTAAATCTTAAATGCCATTACTTGCCAGAGAGAACTTGGTCAAGTTATTAATCACCTTTTTTGGTTTAGCCATGTAGTTGAAATGTGATAAAGCCCAAGTCTCATGCCTTGTTTCTGTTGCATCAAAAAAGTTGATTTGAAAAAGCAAGCATCTAAACTTTgctgtttttttcttttctttttaaaaaagaTGCATGTTTATCGCTTTCAATATGAGTGTCGTTAAATTTCCCAGCACTGATTTAAGAATAATGGATGGAACTGGTTTTCACCTTGCAGTTTTTGTCGGGGGGACAATCTGAAGCGGAAGCAACCCTGAACCTCAATGCGATGAACCAAAGCCCCAACCCATGGCATGTGTCTTTCTCATATGCACGTGCATTGCAAAACACTGTGCTTAAGACATGGCAAGGAAGTCCTGAGAAGATTGAAGCTGCACAGAAGTCGCTTTTGGTGCGTGCCAAGGCAAACTCCCTAGCCCAGCTTGGAAGGTACTCTGCTGAGGGTGAGAGCGAGGAAGCTAAAAAGGGGATGTTTGTGAAAGGCTATACCTATTAAGGGGTTAAGGCATACTTCCTGGCTTCTCTATAGTGTACTTTGTATTTTGTGTTTGTTGATTTGATAGATGTCCTTGCTGAGGGAAATGTAGTATTAGAAAATTTCTTTCCCCCTTAATCCCTGTTCTTAAGTTTAGAGACTTGAATAATACTTGTGGAAAGAAAAGGTTTTCCAGACTGTTATCCAGAAAGAGGTGAAAAGTTTAATTgttgttgatgattttttttgtaaatctaAGTTGTGTTTTCGAGAGATCATTTTGACAATAAGTAGAGGAGAAATGGGAATTTTCAAGCTTTGGTTTCTGATTTTTTTCATGTTTAAGAAGAATATAAAACAAGAAGAATATTAGAAAATTCTGTCAACTTTTATTTTGTTCGTCTTTTACTTCTTGGCCTAACTTTGTTAGTTGCCAGCGGTCTTTGTAAGCTCATTGAGCAAGACATTATGGGTCTCTTTCCCAAATGCACATTTtccatcaattatttttttttgtttgttaacGAAGAGGGTATAATATTTGTCGTGAGTTGCTAAATACTGTCCCCAAATTACTTTCACCGTtcccatttggactttttttgtcttttttataattttgataaaaaactgaTTACAAGTCGAAAACATTAAAATTgacgttttttttttaacaaagaactcatgaaaataatatttttttatgacgattttgtatttttcgatacaaaaaattggagaattttgcatttttcgtcaaaaaattgaacaatttagtattgttcgtcactaaaaattttacgatttttCACTggccaaaatttggcctaaacggatgccgcatccgtttaggccgccgattctctcaaaaaaaattcagttttgaaaaaaattatgTAAAGGGAAAAATTGTCCAAATGAAGGTAGTGATAAATAATTTGAGGACGGTAGATAGCAAAATTTTATTTGTCTAGCGACTCTTGTCTCGGGAAGGCTTTATGcatgaggttttttttttcatctaaaCCCCAATAAAAATAGAATTATATTTCTGTTTTGTCCAACATTAGGATTATTTTTACTGGACCTTGGTTCCTATATTGTTTCTAAGGCACTcttacaaatcaatctacttGCCTTAAAAGGCCTTTGTTTTAGAATGACATACCTttcattgtgtttttctttatagAAGAAGACTTCTTCATGATTTTTAGGGAGTACATATAGTGATAAATTCTCACCTCTTTCATTTTCACCCTCTGATCGTTCTTTTGAGCTTCATTGACATTTGCATTTTCttgatcttcttcatcatctatATTTTCTTAACAATACTTATCATCCCCATCATCCTTAACTTTATAATCTTCTCCAATTTCTTGATTTTCATTAGCATTTCCGGTTTATCTAATTTCTTGATTGTCCTTACCATCTTCGGTTTCTTCATCACGTCCTACATTTTTGCCAACATTGTAGTCTCcaggttttgtgtttttaccAACATTTCAGTCTTTAGGTTCTGTGATTTTCTTACTACCACATTCATCATTCTCTATCTTCTCTGATTTCATTACCATCGAAGTCTTATTCTTCTGCCTTCTTATTACCATCTTTGCCACCacaattttattctttttacttTCTCTTTACCACCACAATCttcttttaatttgttttctttACCACCACCTTCTTCATTTTATACTAGTTAAGGGATCAATTTGTAGAATTATTCAATCTAGGGTTCTGCGTTTTGGGAATTACAAAATGAGACAAGGGTTTTGGAGTAAAAAAGCAGGGGTTTAGAGTCAACAACCTCGGTCAATGATCTTATAAATATTGGAGCTTATATAAAGAAGGGACATTATTGAACTTTACACATCAAAGTCATAAATATGACCGGTGCTAAAGAACAAAACCCCTTTTTACACACTGTCATTCTCCTCTAAAATCCCTAGTTAGTTTGGCGATTTCAGTTTCAATTCTCCCCCCCTATGGATTTCGGTAATGATAATTGGACGGAGAACAGGCCAGACAGGTTATCAGGAGTGATGAGGTGTTGGTGTGTGTTGATTTCAATAACCACAAACAAATCTAAACGATTTTATAGCTGCCATAAGTACAAAGAGTCAAACTCATGTAACTACATCGTATGGATCGATCCACTAATATATAGTAGAGGAAAAGATGTGTTCCGAAAACTTAAGAAGAAAATGAATGATTTGGAGGCCGAGATAGCTGAATGTAGACTAGAGAGACGGATAtggattttgaattaaaacaggCCAAAATCTGTACTGCAAGTAAGGATAGGGAGTTTCTAGCACGAATGGAAGAGAATGGAAGAAAATGAAGGTATGAAGATGTTGTCACAGAAGAAATGGGAATCTTGTTCAGCAAAATATGTTGTATTTTTATGTTTCATTGTGTTAGTACCATGTTGGTTATTTGGGATATCAGATGACAATGTAGAGGTCAAATTGCGCTTACCAGTTTGAGCAATTGTATGATAAACTTAATTTACCATTTTGTTAACCAATCAGTTTATTACCATTTTGTTTCATTGTGTTAGTATTATGGATTTGTATGATGTTTCAAATAAGTGATGTTTATTACCACACTATTCAAGATAATAAATGAAATGAATTTCAATGACATATTTTGTATAAAGTCTAACATTTGTGTGTTTGAATTTCAATGCTACAATCATGTACAATGTTTAGACAAACCAAACAAATCGCCTTACGATAGATTTTAGAAGTCTTATATACTACCGGTTTGTATTGTGATGTCTACAAGGTTAAGGTCATTTTGCACATCCACTTAACTTTGTTGTGTTATGATCAATTGCTCGCTAAACTGTGAAAAAAGAACGAATAAACACATAAATAACGCCATTCTTTCATAATAGATGATAAAGAAAACATTGCGCCATAAATTTAGATTATAATTACTTCTTCATTAGAGATGTTGTGATTTGGTATCTCATGCCCTCATCGACCTCTCGACATTCTAGGATTCACTTCATGTCTGCCTCTGATTCTATTTGATCTTGGCCTACCACGAGTTTAGGCCACTACAAGATTACAGACAGGATTTCCTTCGTTCTTATTACTGTTGCCATTAACATCTGATGCAGCTCTCTCGTTCCATTCTAACAACTCTTTCCTTAAAGACCTTATTTCTTGTTTCATGTGCTCCTACTTTGCCTGTGAATCCATACACAATCTTCAAATTCACGTTTCatttctttaaattttttgCATTCATCTATCATGTGCGAATAACCTCCATAAAATATAGTCATTGTCTAGCATCGTTGTATGTTATTTTTCCACAAATTCTTAATATATCTTTCATCAAATTTCATACATCTTTGTAGCTCATTGCTTTGAATATATAGGCACAAGGATATTCGTAGAACTCGAATTTCTTGCAATTGCATTCAAAATGTTGCCCATCTTCTCTATATTCCACTGTAAATTCCAATTCCCCATGGTATAATTATCTACACGCCTGTCCAAAATTGTCATCTTTTCCACCCCATCATTGTTTTGTTGTCCATCCCCTATCACTCTTTCAAAACAGTAGAACATCTTGGATATCTCCGCCTGCACTTTCTCAAACATACCATTTGTAAAGGCTTCTTGAAACTTGTttctcaaaatcaaaatcacacaCTATGACTTTGTGTCTGCTTTTGATTTCAACCTTCAGCTCTTTTTGGATGTTGTCTGTCAAAACAATCTCATATTGCTCGACAAATTACTTAAGTGTACAAGTCGAATTTACATATCCATCGAAATATACATGCATACTTTGCTTCTCTAAGTATACACCATTCCAACCTAGAAAACATGATTCATAAATACAAGAGCTCATGTTTCCATCTCATTGTACAACTTCAACAACCACTTATTGCTGATGGATCTGCAAAGAACCTTCCCACTTTGTTTCAAAGTATTCTCTGGAAACGATGTCATAAATTATCGCCTTCAACTCACTTATGGCTTTCTATAATACTCAGGAATGTACTTAACCTTAACAACAGTTTGTCCATGATATACCATATGCAAAACTAATGAATTGCATTAGTAAGTACAATTCTAGTAGCTCCATTTATGTTATCACATTGATTTGTGAGGATTACATGAGGTTATCATCCCATTGCCCAATCCAAGTCGACAACACCCACTTGAAAGAATCGTCTTCATTAGATTAGCTATTAGAGCACAATCTAATATTGGAGATTTTATGAGTCAGTAGGgatccgatgagctcatcatatttatatgtaGTAAGTTCTGATTCTTCTTTATAGCTGTTTTCTCGACCTGCCAACTCTTCGGAAGGCTTTTAAGAATTTTCttaacttgttcttcttctaaGAAAGCTTGTCCAAGTGTTTTGAGCTTGTTGATGATAttggtgaatctagcattcataTCAAATATGCCTTCACCGTCCTTCATTTCAAACAGTTTATAGAGTATCATATTCTGATTCACTTTTGACTCATTTACTTTGTTggtaccttcataggttacttccaGCTTGTTCCATATCTTTTGGGCCATCTTACAACCAGagatcttattatattctgcagcatctaaagcacagtgaagcatattgataatCAAAGTGTTAGTTTGTAGCTTTTTTAAATCTTCATATGTCCATTGTCCTCAGTATTTAAGACTTGAGTCCCACCTACTGTCTCAGTAGGTTCATAAGGACCATTGATTATTACTAACCAGGCGCTCAGGCTTTGAGCTTGGATAAAATTCTTCATTCTTTTTTCaagaatgtataattggatccaaagaacAGAGGGTGTCTGTTAATGGATAGACCCTTTGGGAGGATTTGGGTGGTCTCATTACCGGGGAGGAAACATGTACTATTGGTAGCCATTAGGGATCTtgagctcaagatagttttaccTTTAGCGATGGAGCTTAAAACTccgataccacttgttggtcctttGTGAGGTTagattagttctaagggggtTGAATGGAACTATTCGTTAATTTcaacattttataaaatttctCAGTTGATGTTTAAATGGCTTAGCACAGAGGCAAGTTCAGTTTACTAAGTTAATCGGTCTACTGAGCTTGATTCCGCTTCTCATGAATGTGCTCAGAGGAAAGCTCATTTAGTAAAGCTTCtgacttctcaaaattaataGTTTGGTAGACGTTTAATAGTTAGAGCTTATATGTGAGATAAATAAGATAGAGAAAGCAATATAATTAAAGGTGATAAAGGCAGAATTAAAAAATGCGTTAGTCATCAGATTTATACTGGTTCAGCCTCTCatctacgtctagtccccagaataTCTTCTTCTGATATGTAATCCACTAAAGCACTCTTTAacgggtagagcacaaacctttataTAATAGGCAGAGCTTCTATAAATTACCTTCCTTTACACTCACACTTAGTTATCTATCTATCTACTTATTTGCCTATAACCGAAGCAAACAATAGAATTTctgatttacaaatagaaaaTGGGTTTTAATATAGAACACAGTTGAAGTACTATCTCTCTATTGGATTTACACAAATATTGAAAAGAATATGTATTACAAATGTTGCTCTAGTTTTCACTTGAAAGCTTTTCCCTTTTCAGCGTTTGATAATTCGTCGGTTGTGAAATGAGCATAGTCTTGGCTTTTAATAGTAGAAGCTTTATGCAAGGATCTGTTTGAATTTCAAACTAGTCGTTTGGAGGGAAACAACTTCTATCGATGTCTGCTTCTGAATTCTATGCCAGTTTTCTAAAAGGTTACTATTGTCACAGTCTGGCTTCTATCTTTTGAGCCACGTGTTCTTCTGACTTTGGTGTTGCATGCTTACGGTCTACAAACTTTTCATTTTTGGATAATAAAAAGAGACATTGGGTGACAAAGCTTCTGTAGTTTGTCTTTTTTGCCAATTCGGGAACTGCGTGATTTGACTCAATGTCAAAGGCGGTTCCAACTTCTAGACTTCTGGATTTTGGGCTTCTGATTCTAAACCAGAATCAAGGCTTGTGCCTTTAATCATTCTAAGGCCTTTTTAGTTTGACTTTGATTTAATGCTTAAGTTATaatcaatatttaacaaactcATTTGCATAAAACcaacttaatttaatttttaaattaaatattttagggATCTAATTTCCTTAGTAATTATTTTTGTCAGAATCAAAAACTCAtgaaaattgtgtttcaacacttctttgcccgACCGATGAGTTTCGACTTCAACGGTTGTGTCCATTTCAACGGTGGCATCACAACTTGATTGAATATTATTCTCTGTCTTTATAGCTCGCGCTAGTTGTGTATCTATTATTAATGATTTAAGATTAACATATAGTGGGATAACATCACTTGGATTCATTCGATAATGCTTTATGAAGCACTCAACATCACTTGAATCAACAATCAGAACTACTATCCCGTGAACTTTGTTTGGAATGTATGCAATTTGCATAGTCATACGTATGTCAAATGATGTTGAATCAACATGTGCAGAAGTGTAGACTCTCTTTTGAAGCACTTTGAAGTTGATTCTTGTTGAAAGCCGAAGCAACTTCGattcacccccccccccccccccccccgtaTGTCATGGCTTTTCCTATGGTTTTCCATTGGTCGTTCCACATGATCACACGTAAGTAACGACCAATTGACATACTTCTACTAttaaaaaacatggaaaaagaaagatagtgtcaaataatgtattaaagaAAATAAGATAATGTGCTTCGCGGTTAACTAATTGCGAAGTAAATATTTAACTGCAAAGTTATAGTCCTTTGCGGTTCATGGAACCACGAAGTATTTTCATGTTATGGCTTCATAGTTTTAGCTTATCCGTGAAGGCTTTAAGCTTCACAGTTTGCGATTATGTGAAGCAAAATCGCTTATCGTAAAGCTATCGGGTAAAAATTACAATTCCAAATTTCATAAACTATAGGTTTAAACTAACTTCAAATACACAAAAATAACTAGTCCAAAGGgatttatgtatgtaaaatGAACATAATACCTACATCAAGAGCTCGGATTTTGGATTGATGTATGAAAATGAAAGATTCCCAATGAATAGAATAAGAAGATGGATGGATGGCGATGGATGGCGTCCACCGTTTCCCCTTCGCTCAGGCTGCACGAAAGTCGTTTGTTTCTTCTTCTCCCTTTTTTGGAAATCCAGTGTCGCCTTCCTCTCCTTTTTGCACCACTGTTCTCCCA
The DNA window shown above is from Euphorbia lathyris chromosome 1, ddEupLath1.1, whole genome shotgun sequence and carries:
- the LOC136235654 gene encoding fructose-bisphosphate aldolase 3, chloroplastic — protein: MASASFAKLNSASSSWIGQQSFGQRNGSSSTRFATRRVSLPIRATSYKDELVQTAKSVASPGRGILAIDESNATCGKRLASIGLDNTEVNRQAYRQLLLTTPGLGEYISGAILFEETLYQSTTDGKKFVDCLRDENIVPGIKVDKGLVPLPGSNNESWCQGLDGLASRSAEYYKQGARFAKWRTVVSIPCGPSALAVKEAAWGLARYAAISQDNGLVPIVEPEILLDGDHGIDRTLEVAEKVWAEVFFYLAENNVVFEGILLKPSMVTPGAEHKEKASPETIAKYTLTMLKRRVPPAVPGIMFLSGGQSEAEATLNLNAMNQSPNPWHVSFSYARALQNTVLKTWQGSPEKIEAAQKSLLVRAKANSLAQLGRYSAEGESEEAKKGMFVKGYTY